In Electrophorus electricus isolate fEleEle1 chromosome 6, fEleEle1.pri, whole genome shotgun sequence, a single genomic region encodes these proteins:
- the c6h17orf97 gene encoding protein LIAT1, translated as METLAVPSRVSEPTTNNLRAENSTRKGHRIAPLTGTIVKENKKKRRNTAKGNKKRLHVSTPLNSDDSEKPQADQWTNSKKSGKPNPDKGSTKEGGARKSHKSKSKPPTVEEAPALATEDQEQLSSHAKESVRWEGVLEDPGAEAERLEIYRANRRKRYMASRQMLLESIQAGLGPDPHSKIGSTHKVGPAAKVL; from the exons ATGGAAACTTTGGCAGTTCCCAGTAGGGTTTCTGAGCCCACAACGAATAACCTGCGTGCAGAGAATTCAACGAGGAAAGGTCATCGCATTGCACCCTTGACTGGGACTattgtgaaagaaaataaaaagaagaggagaaacACAGCAAAAGGGAACAAGAAAAGATTACATGTTAGTACGCCATTAAACTCAGATGATTCAG AGAAACCTCAGGCAGACCAGTGGACCAATTCTAAGAAGAGCGGTAAACCAAATCCTGACAAAGGCAGCACCAAAGAGGGCGGTGCCAGGAAAAGCCacaaatccaaatccaaaccGCCTACAGTGGAGGAGGCCCCAGCACTGGCTACAGAGGACCAAGAACAACTGAGTAGCCATGCCAAGGAGAGTGTTAGGTGGGAAGGGGTTCTGGAGGATCCTGGTGCTGAAGCAGAGAGGCTGGAGATCTACCGAGCAAACCGGCGCAAGCGCTATATGGCCTCTAGACAGATGCTCTTAGAAAGCATCCAGGCAGGTTTAGGTCCAGACCCACATTCTAAGATAGGCAGCACACACAAGGTCGGGCCAGCAGCAAAGGTTTTGTAG
- the si:ch211-274p24.4 gene encoding coiled-coil domain-containing protein 92 gives MDTGPLALQVESVERNIAFLQKEHQLLLTGLRLEIRHLKKRCNDLSCELSKRPPGRSSEDIEAEEEQMQAQLLETEQRLAEQECTQAELKAKLRLKGAQASALQVRLRDEERRCLAELKRRGHKITVLGRDLRRQTDIAAQLTFKLHSARFRLYHQTEEDEEEEEEEDNDNDNNEGDMQGPSCSASSHQASLVRAEARHHSHSSVRTRRSERARECVPQERVLGPEEPHPMPDPALFLYPFRHRLLPLHMSLGGHWREGNLSERSDRQLGRLRTQSLREDTGPETTEL, from the exons ATGGATACTGGCCCCCTAGCCCTTCAGGTGGAGAGTGTTGAGCGTAACATAGCATTCCTGCAAAAGGAGCATCAGCTCCTACTGACTGGCCTGCGCCTGGAGATCCGACACCTGAAGAAGCGATGTAACG ATCTGAGCTGTGAGCTGAGCAAAAGACCTCCTGGAAGAAGTAGTGAAG ACATAGAAGCTGAGGAGGAGCAGATGCAAGCTCAGCTGCTGGAGACCGAACAGCGGCTGGCCGAGCAGGAGTGCACGCAGGCGGAGCTGAAGGCCAAACTGCGACTCAAGGGGGCGCAAGCGAGTGCCCTGCAGGTGCGACTGCGCGACGAGGAGCGCCGCTGCCTGGCCGAGCTGAAGCGGCGCGGCCACAAGATCACGGTGCTGGGCCGAGACTTACGCAGGCAGACCGACATCGCCGCCCAGCTCACCTTCAAGCTGCACTCGGCTCGCTTCCGCCTCTATCACCAGActgaggaagacgaggaggaagaagaggaggaggacaacGACAATGACAACAATGAAGGGGACATGCAG GGGCCAAGCTGCTCAGCTAGCTCTCACCAGGCATCCCTTGTCAGAGCAGAAGCCAGACATCATAGTCACTCCTCAGTGAGGACAAGGCGGTCAGAACGAGCGAGGGAGTGTGTACCACAGGAAAGAGTGCTGGGACCAGAGGAGCCTCACCCCATGCCTGATCCTGCCCTCTTCCTATACCCCTTCAGACATaggctcctcccacttcacATGTCACTGGGTGGCCACTGGAGGGAGGGGAACCTATCAGAGAggtcagacagacagttagGTAGACTAAGGACCCAATCACTGAGAGAGGATACTGGACCAGAGACTACAGAATTATAG